One window of the Cryptococcus neoformans var. grubii H99 chromosome 12, complete sequence genome contains the following:
- a CDS encoding tRNA (5-methylaminomethyl-2-thiouridylate)-methyltransferase has translation MRLGSLRPLPTTSKFRYSNVFGSKSRHCVPRAANVKLEPLFQMRSSHGLAENEFRSFLPTMSDLGLKEGDHVTVGMSGGVDSATTLRILREFPIHLDVIFMRNWDPLLSESPPESYLSPSPISLAYSSTSPSKREPNVSPCQWERDWNDVLKVATQVGIPKDSIKLVDLSKEYWSRVFEPSVGVWERGGTPNPDVDCNREIKFGALLDVLPKKDRHFLATGHYGRVAHAPLLSHPGPSKLLRAVDQTKDQTYYLSQMTEQQLSRAILPLGSLLKSDVRRLAEHWGLPNAKKEESMGVCFIGERGKFGDFISQYTSPPEPGYLVNLSGERLAEHKGLWYYTIGQRARLANQLKPMFVAKKGIGEKGTDILVVPGSDHPMLLCKSVHTSDFHWIHHTPPRELLAKEPEKVGIQVRHRMNPVGGRIVVDGDAKDVIVEFNEPIVGVSPGQVVAIWHDGWCLGSGVINGTKCVGENMSGGTR, from the exons ATGCGGCTTGGATCTCTACGACCACTACCGACGACATCCAAATTCCGTTATTCAAATGTTTTTGGTTCGAAATCCCGACACTGTGTGCCGAGAGCCGCAAATGTAAAACTGGAGCCTTTGTTCCAGATGAGAAGTAGCCATGGTTTGGCTGAAAACGAGTTTCGGAGCTTTCTGCCGACCATGAGCGACCTCGGTTTGAAGGAAGGCGACCACG TAACTGTTGGTATGTCCGGTGGGGTCGACTCTGCAACAACGTTGCGAATATTACGAGAGTTC CCCATCCATCTCGACGTTATATTCATGCGCAACTGGGACCCTCTACTATCTGAATCACCTCCTGAATCTTACTTGTCACCATCTCCCATATCCCTCGCATACTCTTCCACCTCACCTTCGAAGCGAGAGCCAAATGTTTCCCCTTGTCAATGGGAGCGAGATTGGAATGATGTCCTAAAAGTGGCTACGCAAGTTGGGATCCCAAAGGACTCGATCAAGCTTGTAGATCTGTCGAAGGAGTATTGGAGTAGAGTGTTTGAGCCCTCAGTGGGAGTATGGGAGAGGGGGGGAACACCTAATCCAGATGTGGATTGTAATAG GGAAATTAAGTTTGGTGCTTTGTTGGATGTCTTGCCGAAAAAAGACAGGCATTTCCTTGCAACAGGACATTATGGCCGTGTTGCCCACGCCCCTCTATTATCACATCCAGGACCTTCAAAGCTCCTACGAGCAGTGGATCAAACCAAAGATCAAACCTATTACCTCTCTCAAATGACTGAACAACAGCTATCTCGC GcaatccttcctcttgGAAGTTTATTAAAAAGCGACGTCAGGCGATTGGCAGAACATTGGGGTTTACCAAAcgcgaagaaggaagagtccATGGGCGTGTGTTTCATTGGGGAGCGGGGAAAGTTTGGAGATTTCATTT CGCAATACACGTCCCCACCCGAACCAGGCTACCTTGTTAACCTTTCCGGCGAACGTTTGGCGGAGCACAAGGGACTCTGGTACTATACCATTGGCCAACGAGCGAGGCTTGCGAATCAGTTGAAACCCATGTTTGTTGCAAAGAAAGGCAtaggggagaaggggacTGATATATTAGTCGTCCCGGGATC AGATCATCCGATGTTGCTCTGCAAAAGTGTTCATACCTCCGATTTTCACTGGATACACCACACACCCCCACGAGAATTACTTGCAAAAGAACCGGAGAAAGTGGGGATACAAGTTAGGCACAGGATGAATCCTGTTGGCGGTCGAATCGTCGTAGATGGTGATGCCAAGGA TGTGATTGTAGAGTTTAATGAGCCAATCGTTGGTGTGAGCCCTGGACAGGTCGTAGCCATCTGGCATGATGGTTGGTGTCTTGGAAGTGGAGTTATCAACGGTACCAAGTGTGTAGGGGAAAATATGAGTGGGGGGACGAGGTGA
- a CDS encoding transcription initiation factor TFIIH subunit 3: MPSPPSTLIVILDTHPLAWHLLSRLPPAPPLPDNKIVNNATSSPTSLDQFMTILIVFLNAHLASKWGNEVVVYTASAGKAELIYPLSNEKIRQRGEGAKPNANMYRPFQVLDERIEEGLKEVVREEERKLNTEGPAFINEPPAMVSALTKALCFINRRISPSVPTDPTALPPSSDPNNNTSDNSGGLLPSKEVRILVINATPGAAVGGRADPDGDSEGSHGTEKENGDANEEERKSQRRQQRMRGGYVGLMNCVFAAQKAKVPIDILSLPPSTIDSSPPVFLQQAAHLTDGVYWQWNGRGGLLQYLHSIYLTPPSLRHNPFVTPPQDAVNFRAVCFCHHRTLDVGFVCSVCLSIFCEPKPICAMCKTRFPIKSIPRLRTLAGLNTRIQVPDTVVKPPAPKSSSTNATGGRAGVIGWKGDNRGEPIVID, from the exons ATGCCCTCGCCCCCCTCCAcgctcatcgtcatcctcgACACCCACCCCCTCGCGTGGCATCTCCTCTCCCGTCTCCCCCCAGCCCCCCCGCTTCCCGACAACAAGATCGTCAACAATGCCACATCATCCCCTACGTCTCTCGACCAGTTCATgaccatcctcatcgtcttTCTCAACGCCCATCTCGCAAGCAAATGGGGTAATGAAGTCGTCGTCTATACCGCATCTGCCGGAAAAGCCGAGCTGATATACCCGCTTTCAAATGAGAAGATACGGcaaaggggagaaggagcaaaGCCGAATGCGAACATGTACAGACCGTTCCAGGTTTTGGATGAGaggattgaagaagggctAAAAGAAGTTgtgagggaggaagagcgaaaATTGAATACGGAAGGTCCGGCGTTTATAAACGAACCTCCCGCCATGGTTTCAGCGCTCACTAAGGCTCTGTGCT TCATCAATCGGCGGATATCACCTTCGGTCCCTACAGATCCAACAGCTTTGCCACCGTCTTCAGACCCAAATAACAACACCTCAGATAATTCTGGCGGCCTTTTACCAAGCAAAGAAGTGCGGATATTAGTTATAAACGCTACTCCAGGAGCTGCCGTGGGAGGCCGAGCGGATCCTGATGGTGATTCAGAAGGAAGCCATGGAacggagaaagaaaatgggGATgcaaatgaagaagaacgaaaaAGTCAGAGGCGGCAACAACGCATGCGCGGTGGTTATGTCGGACTGATGAACTGTGTCTTTGCCGCTCAAAAAGCT AAAGTCCCGATAGAtatcctttcccttcctccatctaCGATCGATTCTTCCCCTCCCGTCTTCCTGCAACAAGCCGCTCATCTGACGGACGGAGTGTACTGGCAATGgaatggaagaggcggtTTGCTCCAGTATCTTCAC AGTATATACCTCACACCACCTTCTCTCCGACATAACCCGTTCGTCACCCCGCCACAAGATGCTGTCAACTTCCGTGCAGTGTGTTTTTGTCATCATAGAACGTTGGACGTGGGTTTCGTATGTAGTGTCTGTCTCTCCA TCTTCTGCGAACCAAAACCCATCTGCGCAATGTGTAAAACCCGGTTTCCTATCAAGTCTATCCCTAGACTCCGGACGCTGGCCGGGTTGAATACTAGGATCCAAGTGCCGGATACGGTTGTGAAACCCCCGGCACCAAAATCGAGCAGCACAAACGCCACAGGAGGAAGGGCCGGGGTTATCGGCTGGAAGGGAGATAATAGGGGTGAACCAATCGTGATTGATTAG
- a CDS encoding U3 small nucleolar RNA-associated protein 4, producing the protein MSIPLHRIRFYDHTPSPITAIQYTPLPLPAPSSTLSQTPPAHPGDCIIARENGHVEIWKHVSDKQIDSYGNWVLYKTLPPTLTHPTISQLALVIRDPLNCSTPTLNDLRLFTSSSDSGDLVERCLSTGKVLQTYPIPSAPIWSLVVAPTHDLLCLSTTAPNLHFLSIPSPTMFDPSPSLAPPPPHLLRTDALPSRTRTTSIAFGPPTLTQLPDGTAEWHNTTIVTGNSDSSWRIWEIPAPADGSRQGPNRVVLKGRAVVEKVQKAGRGGRKAAGGVGGQKQTIVWSIGILPDGTVATTDSLGSLIFWDPLSLAQRQHFRAHKADAMCLAIGPGGSTVFTSGPDQRVCQFVRSQAPGGEWVMVSAKRLHAHDVRALAVWPPYAPVPITTDTKHGINTVGGGIAPVLASGGWDMSPTFTPASHPSSSPFPSPLARPSQSQTLLTFESTHPRRMGYLSSGLLSSSSPITFSPSARLVVGKRDRGVGIWRVHPNENGWEKLLEMELRLRTTIIATTISEHGKYLAVSDLYETKLFKLVPTSSGLKPTRLPLLPTLLSSPLLHHLNTQLTTQGCGSTSMVFTPDGGRVVLGLVTGQVLIIELVEDEENVGVEVVKCFERKERVVRGRVIKGKDVNGTGVNGNNAASDVDVSMEEEAEEQKSNSDSESESESESESDSPSTFHSNGIHKQTQNEWISILAVSEDGQWLGVADLEGRVEVFNLDGLQLHSTLPTLPHPPTTLSFPSLPSSSPYLAILSPTNTLSLYNLDQRRFVPLPSLGKGELEKFGNVLGKMQTPVMGMIWRPSRFSHPVGPRGDGEGKALLWGTDYLVTLRVTKDMLHLIPNVNGELASMPNHSASTTNISSINGKGGESKNSRKKRAREARQAKASHGQGEEGGTGVGRDLGEKKEEYYKIIGDRFKSILSVGWLAGSHQQQSQQGDERGDEGELEVGVVERPWGDFVAELPGVFWSGSYGSS; encoded by the exons ATGTCGATTCCGCTGCACCGCATACGCTTCTACGACCACACACCCTCCCCCATCACCGCCATACAATATACCCCgctccctcttcctgccccttcttcaaccctCTCTCAAACTCCACCAGCCCACCCAGGAGACTGTATTATCGCAAGAGAAAACGGCCATGTCGAAATATGGAAGCATGTCTCGGACAAGCAAATAGATTCGTATGGAAACTGGGTCCTCTACAAG ACACTCCCACCAACCCTTACTCATCCTACCATCTCGCAACTTGCGCTAGTCATCCGTGACCCTCTCAACTGCTCCACACCTACCTTGAACGACCTTCGGCTGTTCACATCTAGCTCAGATTCTGGAGACCTCGTAGAAAGATGCTTATCCACCGGCAAGGTTCTCCAGACCTACCCTATTCCCTCGGCGCCTATATGGTCTCTTGTCGTAGCCCCTACACACGATCTCCTCTGTCTCTCCACCACTGCTCCCAACCTCCATTTTCTCTCTATCCCATCTCCGACCATGTTTGAcccctcgccctctcttgccccgcctcctcctcatctccttcggACAGATGCTCTCCCCTCTCGAACCCGAACAACCTCTATCGCTTTCGGTCCTCCTACATTGACTCAGCTTCCGGACGGCACAGCCGAATGGCACAATACGACAATAGTGACTGGAAATTCGGATTCATCATGGAGGATATGGGAGATCCCCGCACCTGCAGACGGATCCAGGCAGGGTCCTAATAGAGTGGTGTTGAAGGGACGAGCGGTGGTGGAGAAAGTACAGAAAGCTGGAAGGGGTGGGCGTAAGGCCGCAGGTGGTGTTGGCGGACAAAAACAGACCATTGTCTGGTCCATCGGTATCCTGCC AGATGGAACCGTTGCCACAACTGACTCCCTCGGCTCTCTCATATTCTGGGaccctctctccctcgcTCAGCGTCAACATTTCCGCGCTCACAAAGCCGATGCCATGTGTCTCGCCATCGGTCCCGGTGGTTCAACTGTCTTCACATCCGGCCCCGACCAGCGCGTTTGCCAATTCGTTCGATCTCAAGCTCCTGGAGGAGAATGGGTGATGGTCAGCGCCAAGAGGTTACACGCCCACGACGTGAGGGCTCTTGCTGTTTGGCCGCCATATGCCCCTGTCCCCATCACTACCGACACCAAACATGGCATTAATACTGTTGGAGGTGGGATCGCCCCCGTACTCGCTTCGGGCGGGTGGGACATGTCCCCTACCTTCACCCCCGCCTcccacccttcctcctctcccttcccttcccccttGGCTCGTCCTTCCCAATCCCAAACCCTCCTCACATTCGAATCCACTCACCCTCGACGAATGGGCTATCTTTCCTCCGgccttctctcctcctcttcccccatcactttctctccctctgCCCGCCTCGTCGTCGGGAAACGCGATCGAGGCGTGGGGATCTGGAGAGTCCACCCCAACGAAAACGGTTGGGAAAAACTCCTCGAAATGGAACTGCGCCTCCGCACCACTATTATCGCTACCACCATCTCCGAACACGGAAAATACCTCGCCGTTTCAGATTTGTACGAGACGAAACTCTTCAAACTCGTCCCAACCTCTTCCGGCCTGAAACCCACCcgtctccctctccttcccacTCTACTCTCTTCCCcgcttcttcaccatctaAACACCCAACTAACCACTCAAGGCTGCGGCTCAACAAGTATGGTGTTCACCCCCGATGGAGGCAGAGTGGTGTTGGGTCTCGTAACCGGACAAGTGCTGATCATTGAGCTggtcgaggatgaggaaaatgTAGGGGTGGAAGTTGTAAAGTGTTTCGAGCGGAAAGAGAGGGTGGTGAGGGGTAGAGTgatcaagggcaaggacGTCAATGGCACTGGCGTGAACGGCAACAATGCTGCTTCTGATGTCGACGTCTCtatggaagaggaagctgagGAGCAAAAATCCAACTCTGACTCTGAATCCGAATCCGAATCCGAATCCGAATCCGATTCACCGTCAACTTTCCACTCCAATGGTATTCATAAGCAAACGCAAAACGAGTGGATATCAATTCTTGCAGTGAGCGAAGACGGTCAATGGCTTGGTGTGGCGGATTTGGAAGGCCGTGTCGAAGTTTTCAACCTCGACGGTTTGCAG CTCCACTCAACTCTTCCCACCCTCCCTCATCCACCTACgaccctctccttcccatctctcccctcttcttctccgtacctcgccatcctctcccctACCAACACTCTTTCACTATACAACCTCGACCAAAGGCGGTTCGTTCCGCTCCCAAGTCTAGGGAAGGGGGAACTGGAAAAGTTTGGGAATGTTTTGGGAAAGATGCAGACGCCGGTTATGGGTATGATTTGGAGACCGTCAAGATTTTCTCACCCTGTTGGGCCccgaggagatggagaaggaaaggcgTTACTCTGGGGAACCGATTACCTCGTCACCCTGCGCGTAACCAAGGACATGCTTCACCTCATTCCCAACGTTAATGGCGAGTTAGCTTCCATGCCCAACCACTCGGCTTCTACCACCAATATCTCATCGATTaatggaaaaggaggagaatcGAAGAATTCAAGGAAGAAACGAGCGCGAGAAGCGCGCCAGGCGAAAGCCAGCCACGggcaaggggaagaaggaggcaCAGGGGTGGGAAGAGACCtcggggagaagaaggaagagtatTACAAGATCATTGGAGATCGGTTCAAATCCATCTTGTCTGTCGGATGGCTCGCTGGTTCACACCAACAACAATCACAACAAGGTGATGAAAggggagatgagggagagCTGGAAGTGGGTGTGGTAGAAAGGCCTTGGGGCGATTTCGTGGCAGAGTTGCCGGGTGTATTCTGGAGTGGGTCATATGGTTCGAGTTAA
- a CDS encoding U3 small nucleolar RNA-associated protein 23, with protein MRQKRAKTYKRVMTLYTQTFGFRQPFQILVSQDLLLEGAKSELNMPKQFVTVTQGECKPMITQCCMEALYKLGKPVQRTTDLAKTFERRKCNHRTALEPDECLKDVIGATNKHRYILGTQSTALLTAMDRIPGLPVIHFNPRGVLVLSPPSTATIREKNKLEEERRLEGAKVLEGVVDGGNVVGADLTPVPGGPAEKRSRKVKGPNPLSVKKKKPSAQEKEGESKKRRRVEEEEVKEDEGEANAEGKRKRKRKKKKSAVGEAIEELNATNAEQTEKVIVSEGSDGSEEE; from the exons ATGAGACAGAAGAGAGCCAAGACGTACAAGAGGGTAATGACCCTTTACACCCAAACTTTTGGATTCCGACAGCCATTCCAAATCTTGG TTTCCCAGGATTTACTTCTGGAAGGAGCCAAGTCAGAATTGAATATGCCTAAGCAGTTTGTCACCGTCACCCAGGGCGAGTGCAAGCCGA TGATAACGCAGTGTTGTATGGAGGCGCTCTACAAGCTTGGAAAACCTGTACAAAGGACAACAGACCTTGCCAAGACGTTTGAAAGACGAAAATGTAATCATCGAACAGCATTGGAGCCGGATGAGTGTTTGAAGGACGTTATCG GAGCTACTAACAAACACCGATACATCCTCGGCACCCAATCCACCGCCCTTCTCACCGCTATGGACCGTATCCCTGGCTTACCCGTCATCCACTTTAACCCGCGCGGCGTCCTCGTCCTTTCCCCACCATCGACCGCCACTATCCGAGAGAAGAATAAGttagaggaagaaagacgCTTGGAAGGAGCCAAGGTCCTTGAAGGTGTTGTTGATGGGGGAAACGTGGTTGGTGCAGACCTTACACCCGTGCCGGGTGGACCAGCAGAGAAAAGGAGTaggaaggtgaaggggcCGAACCCGTTGagtgtgaagaagaagaagccttCAGCccaagaaaaggaaggggagagcaagaagaggagaagggttgaggaggaggaagtgaaggaggatgagggtgaAGCGAATgcggaggggaagagaaagagaaaaaggaagaagaagaagagtgcAGTTGGTGAGGCAATTGAAGAGTTGAACGCTACGAATGCCGAACAGACCGAGAAGGTGATTGTTTCTGAGGGTAGTGATGgcagtgaagaagaatag
- a CDS encoding asparaginase: protein MTGQQTAKRRSVLMIGTGGTIASETTASGLAPLRQDTFFRRIRQHPSLTSPLHFSSTSVSFSSPVITTVIGKNIKYPKLITPELDDEGRDVEYEILDLDRHMDSSEMTPAEWNKIAALVYQNWNGYEGFVILSGTDTLAYTAAILSFLFKDAGKPIIVTGAQIPLSRPRSDGWTNILDSLFVAGVLPYAGVGIVFNHQVIHGTRATKTSPNLFAAFTTPCIPPLINLNVKITLDSTISLPPRSITSPAPLIALHTDPTVLSVHIYPGLTGPLLSAQIAAVPTCKAVILSAYGSGNLPLDMENGVLEALKNMVEREVLVVVISQCAIPNIYPLYTQGRTLLDIGVLPGYDLTHEAAFAKLIWLVSRPDLTFKQRQELFETPLIGEMSV, encoded by the exons ATGACAGGTCAACAAACAGCTAAACGACGAAGCGTATTGATGATCGGTACGGGTGGTACCATCGCCTCTGAAACAACCGCAAGCGGTCTCGCACCT CTCCGACAAGACACATTCTTCCGCCGTATCCGACAGCACCCTTCGCTcacttctcctcttcacttttcctccacttctgtctccttctcctccccagTCATCACCACGGTCATCGGCAAGAACATCAAGTACCCTAAACTGATCACCCCAGagctggatgatgaaggccGGGATGTTGAGTATGAGATTCTGGATTTGGATAGACATATGGATAGTAGCGAGATGACGCCTGCAGAGTGGAATAAGATTGCGGCGCTGGTATATCAGAATTGGAACGGGTATGAGGGATTTGTCATTTTGTCTGGGACCGATACTTTG GCATACACTGCGGCTATCTTGTCGTTCTTGTTCAAAGATGCGGGGAAACCAATCATCGTCACTGGAGCTCAAATCCCTCTCTCTCGACCGAGATCAGATGGCTGGACGAATATTCTCGATTCTCTCTTCGTCGCTGGCGTCTTGCCTTATGCCGGTGTGGGAATCGTTTTCAACCATCAAGTAATACATGGTACCAG AGCAACCAAGACCAGCCCAAATCTCTTTGCCGCATTCACCACCCCCTGTATTCCCCCActcatcaacctcaacgTCAAAATTACTTTAGACTCCACTATATCCCTTCCCCCACGATCTATTACATCTCCCGCACCACTCATCGCCCTCCACACTGACCCTACCGTCCTCTCTGTCCATATCTACCCCGGTCTCACCGGTCCCCTTCTCTCCGCGCAAATCGCCGCTGTTCCCACTTGCAAAGCTGTCATTCTCTCGGCTTACGGTTCTGGTAACTTGCCTCTCGACATGGAGAATGGAGTGTTGGAGGCATTGAAAAATATGGTAGAACGAGAAGTGCTGGTGGTCGTCATTTCACAATGTGCGATACCGAATATTTATCCACTGTATACCCAAGGGAGGACGCTTCTGGATATCG GCGTCTTACCGGGCTATGACTTGACGCACGAGGCGGCCTTTGCAAAACTCATCTGGCTTGTGTCAAGGCCCGATCTGACATTCAAACAGAGACAAGAATTATTCGAGACGCCGTTGATCGGGGAGATGTCTGTATAG
- a CDS encoding cyclohydrolase: protein MTDLDKVLELLNNLTVKQEQLAQELKNHTCSCGAQYHYDPTAHHSPPTSPTAGGVNTFRTSRGSISSLSGILGTSPTSTSGLSPVPNGVTNGSGASNGSSTPYGNLSLDAAARGAGAPGGLVPPEKDAKKKHKGLYPSRVVLTTYPSQAGINPIPINWGAGPTARERGPVVCSRIKSNLPIRNAIGAHAGSYSVYRALSIAMGQLRPDWRPDLTNTHPPFVLPPTDGWFGNKIVSFDPWGAMSQEVWAKEYAAGLDVRPTISQTKAHIKIQELDELFRKGEFPCDGEIVIKSPDLPAFPGVDQGIEVNTYKAAIDPVWYLPGVANRLGIEEGVLRRALFEDTGGMYPELLTRPDIKTFLPPIGGMTVYIMGDPAKLQDPGTEVTCRPHDSCSGSDVFGSDICTCRPYLIFGISEAIKCAQRGGVGVIVYFQKEGRALGEVVKYMVYNRRKRGGDTAAEYFNNTERVAGVKDARHQALMPDVLHFLGIKHIHNLISMSNMKYDAIIGSGITVGKRYEIPDELIPADGRVEIDAKIQSGYFSKKEVTEELVKETKGRNWEDIIH, encoded by the exons ATGACAGATCTAGACAAAGTACTTGAATTACTCAACAACCTTACTGTAAAGCAGGAGCAGCTCGCTCAAGAG CTCAAGAACCATACCTGCTCATGCGGGGCACAGTATCACTACGATCCTACGGCACATCACTCGCCACCTACATCCCCAACCGCCGGTGGCGTCAATACCTTCCGGACGTCACGTGGTAGCATCTCGAGCCTCAGCGGAATACTCGGGACATCGCCCACCTCGACCAGCGGCTTATCCCCCGTTCCTAACGGTGTAACCAATGGTAGCGGTGCCTCCAATGGTTCATCCACACCATACGGTAACCTTTCTCTGGACGCTGCTGCTAGAGGTGCTGGTGCGCCCGGTGGTTTGGTCCCGCCTGAGAAGGacgcgaagaagaaacataAGGGTCTTTACCCTAGCAGGGTCGTACTTACCA CCTATCCTAGCCAAGCCGGTATCAATCCTATCCCGATCAACTGGGGTGCTGGTC CCACCGCCCGTGAACGAGGACCTGTGGTATGCTCGCGTATCAAATCTAATCTCCCCATCCGTAACGCCATCGGTGCGCATGCCGGTTCATATTCCGTCTACCGAGCACTCTCTATTGCGATGGGACAGTTGCGGCCTGACTGGAGGCCTGATCTTACCAATACACAT CCACCTTTTGTCCTTCCCCCGACTGATGGTTGGTTCGGCAATAAGATAGTCTCATTTGACCCTTGGGGTGCCATGTCACAAGAGGTCTGGGCCAAG GAATACGCCGCCGGCCTAGACGTCCGCCCTACCATCTCCCAAACCAAAGCTCACATTAAGATACAAGAACTCGACGAACTCTTCCGCAAGGGCGAATTTCCATGCGACGGAGAAATCGTCATCAAATCACCTGACCTCCCAGCTTTCCCCGGGGTGGATCAAGGTATTGAAGTCAACACTTACAAAGCTGCCATCGACCCTGTCTGGTACCTCCCCGGCGTCGCGAACAGACTAGGTATCGAGGAAGGCGTCTTGAGGAGAGCGTTGTTCGAAGACACAGGTGGCATGTACCCCGAGTTATTAACTCGACCTGATATCAAGactttcctccctcccatcGGCGGTATGACAGTCTACATCATGGGTGACCCTGCCAAACTCCAAGACCCCGGCACTGAAGTCACCTGCCGCCCACACGACTCTTGCTCCGGCTCTGATGTCTTTGGTTCGGACATTTGTACTTGCCGACCATATCTCATCTTTGGGATTAGCGAAGCTATCAAATGCGCCCAACGAGGTGGCGTAGGAGTCATAGTATACTTccaaaaggaaggaagagctcTTGGAGAGGTGGTCAAATACATGGTATACAATCGACGTAAAAGAGGAGGTGATACAGCCGCGGAGTACTTTAACAATACCGAGCGTGTAGCGGGTGTGAAAGATGCGCGACACCAAGCACTAATGCCTGATGTACTCCACTTTCTGGGTATCAAGCATATCCACAATCTGATCTCAATGAGTAACATGAAGTATGATGCGATCATTGGCAGTGGAATCACGGTCGGGAAGAGGTATGAGATTCCAGACGAACTCATTCCAGCTGATGGGAGAGTGGAAATCGATGCAAAG ATCCAGTCTGGCTACTTTTCAAAGAAAGAAGTAACCGAAGAGCTTGTGAAAGAGACAAAGGGTCGTAACTGGG AGGATATCATTCATTAA